One window of Paenibacillus albicereus genomic DNA carries:
- a CDS encoding LysR family transcriptional regulator has protein sequence MELRQLSTFRTVATTLNFTRAAEALNYVPSNVTMQIKALEEELGVRLFDRLGKQLALTSAGKRFLARAQDILDTVEEARGVVHEEGEGQIGGTVTISANEVLCAYRLPDVFRRFRARCPGARLLFRSVPNQELRQTLFDGSADVVFLLEEPIRSSALAVESLLGEPFRFYASPDHPLATRTGLRLDDFQGETFLTNERGCIYRTLFDRALGAEGVDRVTYLEFQSAEAIKQCAIAGIGVAFLPDLAVQTEAERGELVALPRRIPDLNVHTQMAWHKDKWLSPALAAFIETAREVLGGERQGAQPSGAPSGLPESRRI, from the coding sequence ATGGAGCTGCGGCAGCTGTCCACGTTCCGAACGGTCGCGACGACGCTTAATTTCACCCGCGCCGCGGAAGCGCTGAACTATGTCCCGTCAAACGTCACGATGCAGATCAAGGCGCTGGAAGAGGAGCTCGGCGTCCGCCTCTTCGACCGTCTCGGCAAGCAGCTCGCGCTCACCTCCGCGGGCAAGCGATTCCTGGCCCGCGCTCAGGACATTCTGGACACCGTGGAGGAAGCTCGCGGAGTCGTCCACGAAGAAGGAGAGGGACAGATCGGCGGCACGGTGACGATCAGCGCCAACGAAGTCCTTTGCGCCTACCGGCTTCCCGACGTGTTCCGCCGGTTCCGCGCGCGCTGTCCCGGCGCTCGCCTCCTCTTCCGCTCCGTGCCCAACCAGGAGCTCAGGCAGACGCTCTTCGATGGGAGCGCGGATGTCGTTTTCCTTCTGGAGGAGCCCATCCGCTCGTCGGCGCTCGCAGTCGAGTCGCTCCTGGGGGAGCCGTTCCGATTCTATGCTTCCCCGGACCACCCGCTCGCGACCCGGACCGGCCTGCGGCTGGATGACTTTCAAGGGGAGACGTTCCTCACGAACGAAAGAGGCTGCATCTACCGGACGCTGTTTGATCGTGCTCTTGGAGCCGAAGGCGTCGACAGGGTCACCTACCTGGAGTTCCAGAGTGCCGAAGCGATCAAGCAATGCGCGATCGCTGGCATTGGAGTCGCGTTCCTGCCGGATCTAGCGGTCCAGACCGAGGCGGAGCGAGGCGAGCTCGTCGCCCTTCCGCGCCGGATTCCGGATCTGAATGTCCATACCCAGATGGCCTGGCACAAGGACAAGTGGCTCTCGCCTGCGCTCGCCGCCTTCATCGAAACGGCGAGGGAGGTGCTCGGCGGGGAACGGCAAGGCGCGCAGCCGTCAGGCGCCCCGTCCGGTTTGCCGGAGAGCCGCCGGATATGA
- a CDS encoding ZIP family metal transporter, which yields MNPILLGSLATAVCTVIGALPALFITNITHRGKDILLAFTAGIMVAASTYGLIPSALKLSNLGTLTIGILLGTTVLLLLELILPHTDPSHESDLDLSPGTTAARRGWLGMDRSSMLFLTAMALHNLPEGLSVGVSYGSSESQLGPIVAISIGLQNIPEGFLTALFLITQGMRRGYAVLMAIGTGVLELIAALVGVSFVAAIETVVPYGLAFAAGAMLFVVYKELIPESHGDGNERVATFSFIVGLLTMIAMTHALG from the coding sequence ATGAACCCTATTCTGCTCGGCAGCCTCGCGACCGCGGTGTGCACGGTCATCGGCGCGCTGCCTGCTCTATTCATCACGAACATCACCCATCGGGGCAAAGACATCCTGCTCGCCTTCACGGCCGGCATCATGGTCGCCGCCTCGACGTACGGGCTCATCCCGAGCGCGCTCAAGCTGTCGAACCTGGGAACGCTGACGATCGGCATCCTGCTCGGCACGACCGTGCTCCTGCTGCTGGAGCTCATCCTGCCCCATACCGATCCGTCCCATGAATCCGATCTGGACCTGTCGCCCGGCACGACCGCGGCGCGGCGCGGGTGGCTCGGCATGGACCGCAGCTCGATGCTGTTCCTGACGGCGATGGCGCTGCACAACCTGCCGGAGGGCCTGTCCGTCGGCGTAAGCTACGGGAGCAGCGAATCCCAGCTCGGTCCGATCGTCGCGATCAGCATCGGGCTGCAGAACATCCCCGAGGGCTTCCTGACGGCGCTGTTCCTCATCACCCAAGGCATGCGACGCGGCTACGCCGTGCTCATGGCCATCGGCACCGGCGTGCTGGAGCTGATCGCCGCGCTTGTCGGCGTCAGCTTCGTAGCGGCGATCGAGACGGTCGTCCCGTACGGACTCGCCTTCGCGGCCGGAGCGATGCTGTTCGTCGTGTACAAGGAGCTCATTCCCGAGAGCCACGGCGACGGCAACGAGCGCGTAGCGACGTTCTCGTTCATCGTCGGCCTGCTGACGATGATCGCGATGACGCATGCGCTCGGCTGA
- a CDS encoding MDR family MFS transporter, which produces MKQQATGKPVGLVIAGLLLGMLMASMDQTIVSTAMGTIVGELGGLDKFVWVTSAYMVAEMAGMPIFGKLSDMYGRKRFFVFGLIVFMIGSALCGTAASIEQLALYRAIQGIGGGAMIPVAFTIMFDAVPAEQRGKLGGLFGAVFGLSSIFGPLLGAYITDYIHWNWIFYINLPLGLISLIFVWGFYRESQKHSRQSIDWGGAATLIGAVVCLIFALELGGKTIGGTTYGWDSAPILGLFGGFAVLTVLFVLFELRAKEPIITFRMFRSRVYASSNLVGIFAGAAFISASMYIPIFISGVMGGKATNSGLVLLPMMVGSVVTATLGGFLMTKFKYRTLMIPTLALLVVGLALLTTIGSGTNIWVLRLFMVLVGLGIGASFSVLSNACMFSVPVQDRGSASSTLSFLRTLGMALGITVFGIIQSHLFTRKLETALGGAAGGGQPGAAAGADAAGAAGTAGGAVAGAADGAGLPGFSLHDPRELMDPALRAQIPPDLLERITDGLSSSIVQTFAWAIVPAALALLCAFFMGNGKMDPQAVAEQEREYASAH; this is translated from the coding sequence ATGAAGCAACAAGCGACCGGCAAGCCCGTCGGGCTCGTCATCGCCGGGCTGCTGCTCGGCATGCTCATGGCCTCGATGGACCAGACGATCGTCTCGACCGCCATGGGAACGATTGTAGGCGAGCTCGGCGGCCTCGACAAGTTCGTCTGGGTCACCTCCGCGTACATGGTGGCCGAGATGGCGGGCATGCCGATCTTCGGCAAGCTGTCGGATATGTACGGACGCAAGCGGTTTTTCGTATTCGGACTCATCGTCTTCATGATCGGATCGGCCCTCTGCGGCACGGCCGCCTCGATCGAGCAGCTGGCGCTGTACCGGGCCATCCAGGGCATCGGCGGGGGCGCGATGATTCCGGTCGCCTTCACCATCATGTTCGACGCGGTGCCGGCGGAGCAGCGCGGCAAGCTCGGCGGCCTGTTCGGGGCCGTATTCGGATTGTCCAGCATCTTCGGGCCGCTGCTCGGAGCGTATATCACGGACTACATCCACTGGAACTGGATCTTCTACATCAACCTGCCGCTCGGCCTGATCTCCCTGATCTTCGTCTGGGGCTTCTACCGCGAATCGCAGAAGCACAGCCGCCAGAGCATCGACTGGGGCGGGGCGGCGACGCTCATCGGGGCGGTCGTCTGCCTCATCTTCGCGCTCGAGCTCGGCGGCAAGACGATCGGCGGCACGACGTACGGCTGGGATTCCGCGCCGATCCTCGGGCTGTTCGGCGGCTTCGCCGTGCTGACGGTGCTGTTCGTGCTGTTCGAGCTGCGGGCCAAGGAGCCGATCATCACGTTCCGCATGTTCCGCAGCCGCGTCTACGCCTCGAGCAATCTCGTCGGCATCTTCGCCGGCGCGGCGTTCATCTCCGCCTCGATGTACATCCCGATCTTCATCTCCGGCGTCATGGGCGGCAAAGCGACCAATTCGGGCCTCGTGCTGCTGCCGATGATGGTCGGCTCCGTCGTCACGGCGACGCTGGGCGGCTTCTTGATGACGAAGTTCAAATACCGCACGCTGATGATTCCGACGCTGGCGCTGCTCGTGGTCGGCCTCGCGCTGCTGACGACGATCGGCAGCGGCACGAACATCTGGGTGCTGCGCCTGTTCATGGTGCTCGTCGGCCTCGGCATCGGCGCGTCGTTCTCCGTGCTGAGCAACGCCTGCATGTTCTCGGTGCCGGTCCAGGACCGCGGCTCGGCGAGCTCGACGCTGAGCTTCCTGCGCACGCTCGGCATGGCGCTCGGCATCACGGTGTTCGGCATCATCCAGAGCCACCTGTTCACGCGCAAGCTGGAAACGGCGCTCGGCGGCGCGGCCGGCGGCGGCCAGCCGGGAGCGGCGGCCGGCGCGGATGCGGCCGGAGCGGCGGGCACCGCCGGCGGAGCGGTCGCTGGCGCGGCCGATGGAGCGGGCCTGCCCGGCTTCTCGCTGCATGATCCGCGCGAGCTGATGGACCCGGCCCTGCGCGCCCAGATTCCGCCGGATCTGCTCGAGCGGATCACGGACGGCCTGTCCTCGTCGATCGTGCAGACGTTCGCGTGGGCGATCGTGCCGGCGGCGCTTGCGCTGCTGTGCGCCTTCTTCATGGGCAACGGCAAGATGGACCCTCAAGCCGTCGCCGAGCAGGAGCGCGAATACGCTTCGGCGCATTGA
- a CDS encoding MFS transporter, which yields MHLHQQPQPHAQPRTSALKAYNFLYFSLLAVFVSFMPVYLDQKGLTPMQIGLITGTGGFVTIVAQPLWGMISDRLRTVRKIMLLLTACSAVVGYFLYGAASFPLLLGLAMLLYFCLMPVDPLLESLNFRTAEDRGLSYGSIRTYGAFGYAVMSLAVGYIMSGFGASSLGLTFAAVGAACLLAGFLMPDAAASGEPVRLASLAGFLRNRQTGLFLLLIFISAVPQRVNDTFLGVYIGSLGGGPELLGQAWFLAAGSEIAVFALSFWWLRRGRELLLISIAGFFYFIRFFLSAWITEPFGLVLLQLLQIVTFPVFYSAAIQYLYRIVPQEWRATGQTVLALLFFGVSGIVASYAGGWLFDRFGGQTMYLYMSGLSLLGLLLGLTLSRRRGERSGEDGPAAANG from the coding sequence ATGCATCTGCACCAACAGCCGCAGCCGCATGCGCAGCCGCGCACCTCGGCGCTCAAGGCGTACAACTTTCTTTACTTCTCCCTGCTGGCCGTGTTCGTGTCGTTCATGCCCGTCTATCTGGATCAAAAAGGCCTGACCCCGATGCAGATCGGGCTCATCACCGGCACCGGCGGCTTCGTCACGATCGTCGCCCAGCCGCTGTGGGGCATGATCAGCGACCGGTTGCGCACGGTGCGCAAGATCATGCTGCTGCTCACCGCCTGCTCGGCCGTCGTCGGCTATTTCCTATACGGAGCCGCCAGCTTCCCGTTGCTGCTCGGCCTGGCGATGCTGCTGTACTTCTGCCTCATGCCGGTCGACCCCCTGCTCGAAAGCCTGAACTTCCGCACGGCGGAAGACCGCGGCCTCAGCTACGGCTCGATCCGCACCTACGGCGCATTCGGCTATGCCGTCATGTCGCTGGCCGTCGGCTACATCATGTCCGGCTTCGGCGCATCCAGCCTCGGCCTGACGTTCGCCGCCGTCGGCGCGGCCTGCCTGCTTGCCGGCTTCCTCATGCCGGATGCCGCCGCTTCCGGAGAGCCGGTGCGGCTGGCCAGCCTGGCCGGATTCCTGCGGAACCGCCAGACGGGCCTGTTCCTGCTGCTGATCTTCATCAGCGCCGTTCCGCAGCGTGTCAACGACACCTTCCTCGGCGTCTACATCGGCTCGCTCGGAGGCGGGCCGGAGCTGCTCGGCCAAGCCTGGTTCCTTGCGGCGGGCAGCGAGATCGCGGTATTCGCGCTCAGCTTCTGGTGGCTGCGGCGCGGCCGGGAGCTGCTGCTCATCTCCATCGCCGGCTTCTTCTATTTCATCCGCTTTTTCCTGAGCGCTTGGATCACCGAGCCGTTCGGGCTCGTCCTGCTGCAGCTGCTGCAGATCGTCACGTTCCCGGTGTTCTACTCGGCGGCGATCCAGTACCTGTACCGGATCGTGCCGCAGGAGTGGCGGGCGACCGGACAGACGGTGCTGGCGCTGCTGTTCTTCGGCGTGTCCGGCATCGTCGCCTCCTACGCCGGCGGCTGGCTGTTCGACCGGTTCGGCGGGCAGACGATGTATCTGTATATGTCGGGCCTGTCCCTGCTCGGGCTGCTGCTCGGCCTGACGCTGTCCCGCAGGCGCGGCGA
- a CDS encoding DsbA family oxidoreductase, translating into MKVEIWSDYACPFCFIGKRRFQEALDAFEHKDGVEVVYRSFELDPSAVHEPGRSIHELLAAKYGMTAEKARQSNESLGGQAAQLGLDFDFESMKPGNTFDAHRLMAWAKDQGKGDAMAERLFKAYFTDGLLLEDRKALEALAQEAGLSAADASAVLASDRYFEQVRAEEQDAAQLGIQGVPFYVLDRKYGVSGAQHPDAFLQVLRQAWEEREAEAAGAAPESAGDAGAACAPGDEACELPERS; encoded by the coding sequence ATGAAGGTTGAGATTTGGTCGGACTATGCTTGTCCGTTCTGCTTTATCGGCAAAAGAAGATTCCAGGAGGCGCTCGACGCCTTCGAGCACAAGGACGGCGTCGAGGTCGTCTACCGCAGCTTCGAGCTCGATCCGTCCGCCGTCCACGAGCCGGGCCGCAGCATCCACGAGCTGCTCGCCGCCAAGTACGGCATGACGGCCGAAAAGGCCCGTCAGAGCAACGAGAGTCTCGGAGGGCAGGCGGCGCAGCTCGGACTCGACTTCGACTTCGAGTCGATGAAGCCGGGCAATACGTTCGATGCGCATCGCCTCATGGCTTGGGCCAAGGATCAAGGCAAGGGCGACGCGATGGCCGAGCGGCTGTTCAAAGCTTACTTCACGGACGGACTGCTGCTCGAGGACCGCAAGGCGCTGGAGGCGCTGGCGCAGGAGGCCGGCCTGTCCGCCGCGGATGCGTCCGCGGTGCTGGCATCGGACCGCTACTTCGAGCAGGTGAGGGCGGAGGAGCAGGACGCGGCGCAGCTGGGCATCCAGGGCGTGCCGTTCTACGTGCTCGACCGCAAGTACGGCGTCTCGGGCGCGCAGCATCCCGACGCCTTCCTGCAGGTGCTTCGCCAGGCCTGGGAGGAGCGCGAGGCGGAAGCCGCGGGCGCGGCCCCCGAGTCGGCAGGCGATGCGGGCGCGGCTTGCGCTCCGGGCGACGAGGCGTGCGAGCTTCCGGAGCGGAGCTAG
- a CDS encoding TVP38/TMEM64 family protein, with the protein MLDQLMSYMTEERLLELLEQYRSYGPLPGILLPFLKSFVPPLPTLLLIGTNAAAYGLWAGFLYSWIGLVAGCMATFLAVRAASGHRIARRWADKPKVRASMSWIRRNAFSYVFVLSLFPVGPFVLVNMAAAVSRMAIGRFFAAVAVGKGIMALVVSYVGHDVGRFYRDPLQLAFVALFLFLSWAACKAIEKKFMKPAEEGEELTSVSIP; encoded by the coding sequence ATGCTCGATCAACTGATGTCCTACATGACGGAAGAACGGCTGCTGGAGCTGCTCGAGCAGTACCGGTCCTATGGGCCGCTCCCCGGCATCCTGCTCCCCTTCCTCAAATCGTTCGTGCCCCCGCTGCCGACGCTGCTGCTCATCGGCACGAACGCGGCGGCTTACGGCCTGTGGGCCGGCTTCCTTTACTCCTGGATCGGACTCGTCGCCGGCTGCATGGCGACGTTCCTGGCCGTGCGGGCCGCCTCCGGCCACCGCATCGCCCGGCGCTGGGCCGACAAGCCCAAGGTGAGGGCCAGCATGAGCTGGATCCGGCGCAACGCCTTCAGCTACGTGTTCGTCCTCAGCCTGTTCCCGGTCGGGCCGTTCGTGCTCGTCAACATGGCGGCGGCGGTATCCCGCATGGCGATCGGCCGCTTTTTCGCGGCGGTCGCCGTCGGCAAGGGCATCATGGCGCTGGTCGTCTCCTATGTCGGCCACGACGTCGGCCGCTTCTACCGCGACCCGCTGCAGCTCGCCTTCGTCGCGCTGTTCCTGTTCCTCTCCTGGGCGGCCTGCAAGGCGATCGAAAAGAAATTCATGAAGCCGGCGGAGGAAGGCGAGGAGCTGACATCCGTTTCCATCCCCTGA